In Nomascus leucogenys isolate Asia chromosome 3, Asia_NLE_v1, whole genome shotgun sequence, the genomic window agaaatcATACTGAGAGAGGCATTAAATCTTTATGTTATCTGTGTTATTAGTTGGTAAAACTTACCAGGTATCCCAGTAGGTAtctacagtttatttatccatcatGGTCTACTATACCTCCCTGCTCACCACCCCCTAAAAAATTAATGAGGTGGTACATTTCTTCTATCACCTCAATGGTcaaataaattaaacattgttgaatatattttctgtggCTTCATTATCCATTGTATTTGAGGGAAAGGCACTATTATTCATTCTATACGCTCAGTGCCTGGCCTATAGTCCTTgcttaggaaataatgacaataaatgaACGAATATGAGAAGTCTTTCCTTTGTTACTAAGGGAGGAAACTCACTCCTTTAAAGGCATCTGGTAGAGCAAGTGTCATGGATACCCGAAATGAACAGCCTTAACATTgaagaaaataccatttttaaaggAGTTAATATACACATTAAGCATAATATAAACGgttttaattaaatattctatAACATTTAAGTCTGATatattaaatttctcattcactcaataaacattttaaggaTACCTACaaagcatgaaaataaaatgatcaaatgtgatctattttctggaaaataattttaaatataagttggATATAGCTTTACTTTCTAAAGGCCATTTGTACACAAACATGATCACCtaaaattttatagataaggaacacatttttgtcttaaatatttagaaagtttCCAATGCTACTATAGCAATGCTTTTCATGGAGCTGAGAAAATTACCTTTTCGTATTGCTTCCAGTAGCACACTCCTGGCATCACTGATTACAGGTAGGGTTGATGGATGGCGCTTTGGCTCAGAGGCAGGTATAACTTGTGATGGAGGAGATGGAGGCATTAATGGAACATGGGGACCTGGGGCAGTAGATGGAGTTGGATGTAGCCCAGAGGGAGGATGAGCAAGAGCTGTAACTGTGACAGGTGATGATGGTCGAATGCCaggtggaggcagaggaggcggtggtgggggtggaggcagCCCCTGAACTTCACCTTGTGGGAGTGGATGAACTGGTACAGTCTCACATACTGGGGCAGCTCTAGCTACTGGTGGAGAGGGCTGTACTAGAGGAGGTGCAATTGGAGGAGGAGCTGGGTGAAGAACTCCAGGGGCAATCTGAAGAGGAGCTGGAGGTGGTGGTACTGCTGGAGCTTGCAAAGCAGtggctggaggtggaggtgggggaggtaCTGGAGGGGGAGGAGTTGAAGTCATTGAAGCTCTTAATGAGGAAGTTGACAAGGCAGATGGAAGAGgtggtggaggaggtgggggagtgGGGCTCACAAACACAGGTGTTCTGCCTGTAGCTGGTGACTGAGGGCGATTTTCTATCAAACCTGTAGCAGAACTGAAATGACAAAGAGATTCTAGCAagttattaaaagagaaaagcctAAAGAGAAAATCTAACCACACAAACTATAAACGACTATCCGTAATTACATCAAAATAGATCCATTAACACGCTCCTATAGAAATTTAACATCTTCAAcagtatttagaaaaaaagagaactaaaagcacatcaacaaaaaaattaatgagtggTGCTTTGGTTTGTAATAGTCTAAATAGTCTCATTCTCTCATGCAACTTTTGCATCCACTCAGATATTTTATGCttactttaataaataaaatgctcaaTTCTATACTGACAGGAGTCTCTGTAATGACTCAACATTGATCATCATGCAATTTTGTAGCAATACTTCTGGCCAGTACAATGCTATAGTGAAACTATTAAGTCTCATCATATGCTGTTTCAGTTAAATCAATGACGGCTAATTACAAACCACAAAAAGAAATTTACAGTTCTCTCTTTTCCTGAGGATGGAACACCAAATGAATCAGTGGTAGAAAATTGgatttttaactgaaaattgTACAGCTGATCTCTATATCTCTATTAGAAAATTTCCCTGATTATTTCTCTATTAGAAATTTATCATTTGGATAATAACTGACAAGGTTAAACTTCAAAATAGCTTTACTGAAAGATTATTATAAGCAACTGCCAATCCTCTCTGAAATTCAAGTTTTTCCTTAATACCAAATTAGTATTAATAATCACATCTTTGGTTCCCATTTCTTAGACTGTTACCCACATTCCAAAAAatccttaatttttcttaatacacTGCACATGATATGCTTGATAACAACactataataaaatgaaacaggcTTTAATCTTTAAATTCTTATTAGCTAAAATTTCCTAGGAGAGTGTGTCAGCTCTaaccaaaagattaaaaataatgtcCCATAGACCAGATCTGACCTGCTCGCTGTTTTTGTTAATAGAGTTTATTAAAACACAGacacattcatttgtttatgtatagTCTATGGCGGCTTTCATGCAACAATGGCAGAATTGAGTACTTGTGACAAAAACTGTAAGCCCCGAAAGCCAAAAATACTTACTATATCGTCCTTGAAAGAAAAAGCTTACTGACTCTTAAGATAAAAGATCATATGCTTGTTCCAACATACCTGATACAGGTGGGTATCGGTTTTGCATCTCCTGCTCCATGCATTGGTGGAGGCGGAGGTGGTTCATGTGGTCTGACTAATACCCTTTCCTCAGCTCTAGTCAGAAGCTCACTCATCTGACTAAATGGCAAGGCAGAAAGTGAGTAAGATCCATCCATATGATCCACATATGTCTGAGGtctaaaagaaatacatattattagtgaatttttcttgaattattggGAGGAAAGGGTTCTACAtgagatattaaatatttaaagtttatcCTTTCAATGCcaatattttaactatttttaagaaactttcagaaatgtattacattaatcctgcttttaaaacaaagaacGCTGCTCACGATGTAACCCTTACTTGTTGATTTAGAGATCTACTATGATGACCATCagttactttattattttgtaacaGAATACTAATTCAGCTCACAGGATGAAAAGCATTACATATGTAatctaataaacaagaaaataattaacttttagCAAATTGTGTAGAAAGCTATCTGCCtctatttcagttcttttttttttttttttttgagacggagtctcgctctgtcgcccaggctggagtgcagtggcgcgatctcggctcactgcaagctccgcctcccgggttcacgccattctcctgcctcagcctctccaaatagctgggactacaggcgcccgccaccacgcccggctaatttttttttgtatttttagtagagacagggtttcaccgtggtctcgatctcctgacctcgtgatccgcccgcctcggcctcccaaagtgctgggattacaagcgtgagccaccgcgcccggcctatttcagTTCTTTACAAGAAGATGCCAATGACAGAAAGGTAGAATAGGAAAATGAGTTTTCTACTACTAGTATATCTTGGTGTGCTCTTAAACTTAAATGACTTCTAAAAGTCTTGCACCAGAGAGAAAGGCCTCCCAGATACTAGCAGCACAGAGGTGGCTAGCTATATTGTTTCTGTCCTTCCGCTGTTTTCAAAGGCGCAAGGGTACTCCCTTCCGCTGTTTTCAAAGGTGCAAGGGTACTCAGAAAATAGCTGAGTAACATAGCAACATGTGACTTAGATGTAAGCAAAATTTTAGATACCTCAAACATGTtaagatttataaatatttgctagTACATTCTGGGGACAAAGTTGGATTTAACAGATGTGCACACAGCAAGTCAGAAATTATTGTGTTTAGTTTGTCGGATTAAGTACCTTAATTACTCAACTGTagtagaaataaatgtctgtagtttactgattttttaatgtcAATCCTTTCAGTAATACAGATAAATAGTATCTCTCAGATGTATATCTCTCCTAAAATAGGTCAAGATGTTGCACACTTATGGCCCaatcatttatatgtatattacttaaaagaaaaccttaagctcttttccattaaaaaatcatatgactaggctgggcacagtggctcacgcatgcaatcccagcactttgggaggctgaggcaggcagatcacttaaggtcatgagttcaagactagcctggccaacacggtgagacctcatctctactaaaaatacaaaaattagctgggcgtggtggcgtgtgcctgtaatcccagctacttgggaggctgaggtggaagaatcgcttgaacccaggaggcagagtttgcagtgagctgagatcacaacactgcactccagcctgggcgacagagcaagattctgtctccaaacaaacaaacaaacaaacgtacGACTATACCCAAATAAATGTCTTCATAGAGAGACTCCAGTTTAATGTGTTTGCTGGTAGTATGTTATTTAGTTAGGGCCCCTGgccactgagaaagaaaaatatcttttctacAGAAGGGATGAATACTTTTGTTTGAAAGTCCTAATATATCTGAGGTGGGCGATGTggcaaagaaaggaagtcagGGGAAAGTAAAAGGAACAAAACAGAACCCCTTCTTCACTCCTATTTCATATGCAATAAATCAACAGCATTTCAAAAAAATCCCAGACCCTACACTTTTATTACAAAATTCTAGCAGACTGTGTCTGAAATATCGAGAGGCTATTGAGACGTCAGACTAAAGCTAAAATAACCCTAAAGATCAGCCACTCCAACCACCTTTCTAAGATGACAAAACTAAGGTCCAGTTATGAAAATGACCTGCTCAAGGCCTGACTTTAGTAGGCTCACAGTGGTTGGGATTTTGAAATAATCTCTATATTTATAACAGGGTCTGCCTGTTCAACAGTTTAGGACTCAAGACTTAGAAGTAcagatattacaaataaagccaatgttttatcatttaaaaaaaaaaaaaaaacaaaagtaaagaaacCTTGTTTCAAAATGAGAGGCCGGGCCATTAGCAACTTCAATATGCTTATGTAAGAGATTAACATCATCTTCAGCCAGCTCTGGACCTTGGGCCAGTTTCTGCCATTCTCGCCGCCTGTCATGAGGTGCTCTTGGCACTTTTTCTGGTTCATGAGGACGATCTAGATTTTTCTGCTATAACAGACGTATTGAAACAAAGTCAAATGCTTAagtgctaattttttaaaaagaggttatCACAATCAAAATAAAACTCTAACATCAACACTGAAAAAGACAATGTCATCATAATATAGTAAAAGTAACATAGAAATGGTTCACTTATACGTTCAGAGTTAAATCTTAGCCAGTttgctgtaatcccagtttccTGCCATGTTTTGTTTAACCCCTAATTTGAACTGATGCACCAGACACAAAATAGTATGCCTAACGAATACAATTTGAGGTCAGAAAGTCTTTCAGATGAAAAAAGACTAATGAACTCTCGCTCCACAGGCATTAGTTTGAAACTTCTACGATGAATGGCACTGTCTACCTCTAATCAAAACGTAAAAATTTACTAAGGTTATATTATCTGGGAAGTAACTGATTAGCTAGCcaacacatttgaaaaaaatccaattatctAATTCACCCATAATAACTATATCACTCAACAGAAAACATTGTctttaaacaataaaacaaaaagtgattCAAAACTGAGGGAGAAAGTACAGAAAGGGCTATAGTAAGTGTAACAAATTCAAATGCCCAAAGTGGCCAAGTGGATAACATACATGAATGAAGCCAGTCGGGTGTAAGATAGGGCATGCGGTGAGCTAGACAGATATGTCCATCTCAGGCACTCtagttccaaaattaaaaaacctCTGTCTTTGGCAAACAAAACACTCCCTACAGGCATAATCTGGCTTGCCAGTCACTAGTTTGCAAATGTTAGCTAGAACACTGGGTTACCATCTAGCAAAGAAGACAATACAATGGCATTATACAGGGATCAGGGAAAGCAGAGATAGCTACAGGAGAACCAGAGAGATGATAAAGACAGAATTTGCCTCCTTCATAATTCAGCCTAAATCTAACTTTGCTTCACCCTTCTGTGTTTTCAGTTATCATTAACATGAAATATAAAGCAGATACAAGTGAATTTTATTAGAAAGTGGAAAATGACAatagaaataacagaaatttcaTATGAATAACCTCTCCAAAACATTTAGGAGAGAAATGTTTAGGATGTGCTCTCTAGCAAGAAAATATTAGCTTAATCTACGTTACCAATATCTGTACAAGATTCCATTGCTCCTTCTTACCAAAATGTTCCTCTTTTCCTTGGTACACCTAACTCCTATCTGTTCTTCAAGATTCATTATAAGCTTTGTTGGAAGTGTTTACCCTGCCTGCTAGCTAAGGCAGATGCTATTTTGTGTTATCTAAACCCTTTATGCATACCTCTGCTATGGCACTTATTATGCCATACTCTAATAATCTAATTGCTCATCTGCTCCCCATCAGACTGTGTTCTTTCTGTGGAGTTATAAAGACTTCATATTTAACTATATGGacccaataaaataaaactgtcaaaatACAAGATTAATGAAGTTCAATATATGCaacaaaacacaaatatacaaaaattaacctcaattttttaatctcttgtaataccttctgcttcctcttttccttcctcttatcCTCTGTATCttgcaacattttttctttccatagatCAAAGAAATATGAAGGATTGGTATAAAACTTCAGACCTTCTTTACCATCAtctctgaaatataaaatatcagttAAAACACACATTAGTAAGACTTAGGCAATCAGAATAGAAATAATTTCACTAAAATGTTTATCCTCTTACATTAATAAAATACAGCATGTGTTAAAATAGTGccaaaataaaactgaatattGCACCAATAGAAAATTTCTCACAAAtatgaggaaacaaagaaaagtgGTAAACCAGATGCTTTTCCAAGTTAGTACTAATAATTTAAAGTATAGCTGGGCATTTTTCATCCCTAACTTCTGCTGAATCCCAAATTTTCTAAAAAGTCCTTTGGGCAATTCCAATAATTACAAATAGCTCTGCCAAAGATAAAAGCCTGAAAAGATAGTAACATCATCTAGAAGAGAGAAATTTTGCAGTTTCTGCCAAtactatgatttatttattatcttactAAATCCAAAAGATATCACGTAATAGTCATTCTAATAGTCACATTTGTATCTAATTATCTGCACACTGACTTACAATTTCAAATAACTTTCTGAATACTATTTTATTCAGGATGTGTTATACATCTTAAATTACCCATTTAACAAACCATGTGAAAGAACTTCAAAGAGAGGCTAAATAATTccagattttattctaagtggtaaaaagcattttaaaaaggtaCTACCTATTCATTATGTAAGAAGTTAATGTATACAAATCAAATCAAGAGTAGAcgaaacaggccgggtgcagtggctcaagcctgtaatcccagcactttgggaggccaaggcgggtggatcacaaggtcagatcgagaccatcctggctaacacagtgaaactccatctctactaaaaacataaaaatttagccgggcttggtggcaggcacctgtagtcccagctactcggtaggctgaggcaggaaaatgacatgaacccgggaggcggagcttgcagtacgcctgggtgacagagcgagacttcagctcaaaaaaaaaaaaaagagtagacaaaacaagcaaaaattataatgtttattttgttagTAGGACAGAATTTTGAGCTTTTTCcatttgattaaaaattaaattaaaaggacAATAACTCCTTATCTCTTTATATTAACAAGTTTACTGGTGGCCTTTCTTAACTTGTCAAAACAACTCTTTTAAATAGGTCTTGTCTTTTGTAGGCCAGAATGTTAGGAATTCATCCAGTGAATAAAAGCAAAGGTTTTCCAAAGGTGGTGGACAGAGAGGGCTCTCTGTGTTGGCTAGAAGCCcaatgaaataaagaatgtttGGGGATTTAGCATTTCAATCTGAGGTCTGAGATAAATAATAGGGCTACTATTTATTAACCTACCTACCTATAAGGAGTGAGTAtattgagaggtggaggctgttCACAAACATCGTACGTCTCCTGTAATGGAATAGGCAAAGTCTTGCGATCGAAAAGCTGCTGGTCTTGAATTGTAGAACTTCGGAAAGCTTTCCTCATTGTTATATCTTGCAAAGAcactaaaacaaaaatcaagaattcattttattttactatgatGATTTAACATAAGGGGAAATTCACATACTTTGTCTAAAAGTCAGCATGGCTCAAGAGATTGTGACCTTAGTGGCTTATGAATCAGaaaccatattttaaatgttctatcaTTATATTTACCCGTATCATTCTGTGCCTAATTTTCCCAGTCAGATAGGTTTTAATTAACCTTTGATTTTGAAGGCTCAGAGGGCCCTAATGACACCTGAAACATATCTATATTTCAATcaaatataactttttctttcttctacctgCCATCATGGGCCCCCACCAACTTAGGTTCTCTTCTCCTATAATCTTCTTTTCCATCtccctttattcctttttttagcTTACACCAGTAACTCTGAAAGGAATTTCTTACTTATTAGTGGCACTGTGGGCTAAACACGCTGTTAACCTCTATGCTATGTATACTATAAATATTGAATGTGTACTATCAAGTTAAAACAAACTTTACTGTAAAGGAAATACTTTTAAGTATTAGGTGATCTACATTATTCTCTTTTTCACTTATCTTTTATCTGTACTATAAGGATTTCTACCTAACTATAAGCTCTTGAAGACTCAAGACTATCTTGTACATTAGTATTCCCGGTAACTAGCACAGCCCCATCacatatatgatttaaaaataacttcatttattttgaacTGTGCagcatgttaaaataaaaaatatacaaaaatgctgCATTCTTAACTCTTACAGTGATATCCTGGTACTAAGAAATAAGGTAATTTCTTAGATTATTTAATATGGCCTTAAGTATACAGACAAAATGCCCTATAACATAGCAAGGTCAGTATAACAATcctaacaattcttttttttttttttttttttgagacagagtcttgctgtgtcacccaggttggagtgcagtggcgtgatctcggctcactgcaacctcttcctcccgggttcaagcaattctcctgcttcagcttcccaagtagctgggactacaggcacctgccaccacggccgactaatttttttttttaatttttagtagagatgaggtttcactatgttggccaggctggtcttgagctcctgacctcatgatctgaccacctcggcctcccaaagtgctgggattacaggtgtgagccaccgcgtccagccaacAATTCTTAAGTTATCCTTCTCCTTAAAATAATATTCCTATCATCCCCTCAAGTAAATTCACTCAACGTGAACATGGGATCAATGGCACAGGTGGTACAATAGGCTGGCTCTGCAACGGCAGCACTATAATTGCATTtctagcaattccactgctgcATGACCTGTAACACacctataaatacaaaaataaaattcagagaagCAAAAAGTTTTTCCCCACTATCACTAAAAAGTGGCACTGGAGATACAGTATTTAATGAGTACATACTATATGTGCTAGATGGTTTCactaaatttcatttcatttaatctttacaattcAGTAAGACAGGAATTATTACTccattttgaaatataagaaAGCTAAGGCTAGGAAATAGTATATAACTGACCTGAGGTTAAACAGTTAATAAACAGCAGAGCCAGAACAGAAAAGTCAGATCTGTCTACCTTTGAGGCTAATCTTTTTGCCACAATACCACACACTGTTCTCAGGCTCCTGCCAGAAGTGGCTTGTGTTTTCTGCAGTCAAAGTGGATCAATTCTTGCCACTCTCTTGCCCCACTTATTAATCAGTAAGTATGTAATTAAGATGAAACCTAGTGTTTAATCTCCCCAAACTTCCTTTGGTAAAGCATATCAGAAACATGTAAACTAATAAGCATGATGTACTTTTCTACCTTCAACTCCTCTCATTTATCGTTTGTCTTATTATTAACAGACCATGTGGTGAAGCCCCTTCCACTTGCCAACAATAACATCTGATATTAATAGAATTATAAAGCAATAAATTAGTATAATGtttataaacatattaaatataattgtagaagtctttgtttaaaattcatttaaaaaatattttcaaattgataGTTTTTAGTTACtacaaaatggttaaaaaaaactgATACCACACTGCGCTATTTAGTACTGTACAcatgatgttttttttttaattcccactGAATTAAAAAACCTAGGTTAAACAACTGAAAACTCCTTCAATACAACCTCTCCAAAACAATTTCAAATTAAGTAGTTCAGCTTTTAGATTCTGAATTCTTCCCCAACTgctccaaaaaattttaaaggaaactaTGTATAATTCTGACAGTATAGCTGTTGacatattaaaatttgatttttaacacAAACATCTTTATTTACtgttatctttattttcactttcaaGTTTAATGGTGGCTCtaagacatttcttaaaatgtaacaatattttgaaactaaatgttgatttttatttctgttacataTGAGAACTGCCTGTGTATTTCTCTATTATTTGATggcataaatttatatttaagttataAACAGTTGAGTtatctaaaaaacaaattttggctataaattatgtatttgaaaGCAtgaccataaaatattttttcaccactaacaatgattttatttcaagaattcCATGAGGTGTAATTAATGTATTGATACATGCACGTTTCAAAGGATACCACCAAGaaagacaacctaaagaatgggagaaaatatttgcaaatcatatatttgataaaggatTTAGATCCAGAATATACACAGAATTCCAAcaagtcaaaaataaaaacatgaataataCAAATTACAAATGTGCAAAGGAACTAAataagacatttctccaaagaagatatacaaatggcctgtaagcacatgaaaagatactcaacatcattagccatcagggaaatataaatacatgttatatgaatgaaccttgaaaacattatgctaaaagaaagaagccagtcacaaaagaccacatactgtaCTATTCATTCATATGAAATATCCATACAGACAGATCCATACAGACAAATCCATacaggcaaatccatacagacagaaagaTCAGTGATTGCTAGGGGTTGAGCTGAAGGGGAAACAGAATGACTGATAATGAGTACAGGGCTTCTTTCTGGAGTGATAcaaatactctaaaattgattgtggtgacagTTGCATAActtgaatatactaaaaaacactgaattgtacacttcaactttaaatgggtgaactgcAACGTATATGTAGGTTGTgaaatatatcttaataaagctattttttaagtattatttccttttcttcttgtaTCCAGAGCTCTTTTACATTTGACAAGTGGTACAAATCTAGTGTGCCAAGTATTTGCCTCTCCTTATTTACACATTGGATTCTTTCAAAAGTAGCTGGTTCCATCACTAAGACATACGTCCTTacattatatttttgttctttccagTGACATcctttagtatttttattgttaaagttTAGATCTATTATATAATTTgcatttatactaaaaattagaTTATATAATTTGTGTTCATATTATTTaatgcaacaaaaatattttgaagagagTGTAAGAAATTCCATTAAACAATTATCTGTGGTAGGTAAGTGCAAATTATGTTCTTAGTATTGCATTCCTTtttgtgaaacaaacaaaaagaggcaTTTGAGAAACATCAGCATTCAATGTATTCTATCAAGGCATAAAACATGATTTTACCACTGAAGTTTCTACAATTATTTTAGTCTATCTGATTATTCCTGATTTAATATCTTGGTATAGAATGTTTACACCCTACATACTGgcaatttgtttttgaaatgttcaTTTAAAGTAGGAAGTTGCATTCAGTTAAATAATTAATAAGACTTTAGCAATATGCACATACAAAAGCATATTAAAAGCAGttacatggccaggtgtggtggctcacgcctataatcccaacactttgggaggctgaggtgggcagatcatgaggtcaggagttcgagaccagcctgaccaacatggtgaaaccccatctctactaaaaataaaaaaattagccaggcatggtggcaggcacctgtaatcccagctactcaggaggctgaggcaagagaattgcttgaacctgggaggtggaggttgcagtgagccgagatcgtgctactgcactctagcctaggtgacaagagtgtctgtctcaaaaaaaaaaaaaaagcagttacaTTCTTCTAGAATCAAACCTAAAGATTTCAGgtaattttctaataatttttatttctaagacaaaagtatacaaataaattataagggAGAAACgaaaagagaaagataatgaaGAGAATGGAGGAAAATGTCTGGTGAAAATGACTTCTTTATGCAAAAAAATTAGGAGCTGTTTAGTGTACaaaaagaagagatttaaaaCAGAGTAGAAAAGCCAGGAGAATCATGCTGATGGCATTTTTAGATAATTCACTGATTTATTACAATATGTACACCAAAGGACATGGGTATTATCTGTAATAAATTCATGATTAATACTGTTCTTAAGTATATCATTCATCTCATCTAACTTAAAATATAAACgtagaagaaaatacattaataagCTTACATTCTTCTTCCTTTGGATCAAGCTGTGTAACACTAACAGATAAACGG contains:
- the WASF1 gene encoding wiskott-Aldrich syndrome protein family member 1 isoform X2, whose protein sequence is MPLVKRNIDPRHLCHTALPRGIKNELECVTNISLANIIRQLSSLSKYAEDIFGELFNEAHSFSFRVNSLQERVDRLSVSVTQLDPKEEELSLQDITMRKAFRSSTIQDQQLFDRKTLPIPLQETYDVCEQPPPLNILTPYRDDGKEGLKFYTNPSYFFDLWKEKMLQDTEDKRKEKRKQKKNLDRPHEPEKVPRAPHDRRREWQKLAQGPELAEDDVNLLHKHIEVANGPASHFETRPQTYVDHMDGSYSLSALPFSQMSELLTRAEERVLVRPHEPPPPPPMHGAGDAKPIPTCISSATGLIENRPQSPATGRTPVFVSPTPPPPPPPLPSALSTSSLRASMTSTPPPPVPPPPPPPATALQAPAVPPPPAPLQIAPGVLHPAPPPIAPPLVQPSPPVARAAPVCETVPVHPLPQGEVQGLPPPPPPPPLPPPGIRPSSPVTVTALAHPPSGLHPTPSTAPGPHVPLMPPSPPSQVIPASEPKRHPSTLPVISDARSVLLEAIRKGIQLRKVEEQREQEAKHERIENDVATILSRRIAVEYSDSEDDSEFDEVDWLE
- the WASF1 gene encoding wiskott-Aldrich syndrome protein family member 1 isoform X1, with amino-acid sequence MPLVKRNIDPRHLCHTALPRGIKNELECVTNISLANIIRQLSSLSKYAEDIFGELFNEAHSFSFRVNSLQERVDRLSVSVTQLDPKEEELSLQDITMRKAFRSSTIQDQQLFDRKTLPIPLQETYDVCEQPPPLNILTPYRDDGKEGLKFYTNPSYFFDLWKEKMLQDTEDKRKEKRKQKQKNLDRPHEPEKVPRAPHDRRREWQKLAQGPELAEDDVNLLHKHIEVANGPASHFETRPQTYVDHMDGSYSLSALPFSQMSELLTRAEERVLVRPHEPPPPPPMHGAGDAKPIPTCISSATGLIENRPQSPATGRTPVFVSPTPPPPPPPLPSALSTSSLRASMTSTPPPPVPPPPPPPATALQAPAVPPPPAPLQIAPGVLHPAPPPIAPPLVQPSPPVARAAPVCETVPVHPLPQGEVQGLPPPPPPPPLPPPGIRPSSPVTVTALAHPPSGLHPTPSTAPGPHVPLMPPSPPSQVIPASEPKRHPSTLPVISDARSVLLEAIRKGIQLRKVEEQREQEAKHERIENDVATILSRRIAVEYSDSEDDSEFDEVDWLE